The Lycium ferocissimum isolate CSIRO_LF1 chromosome 10, AGI_CSIRO_Lferr_CH_V1, whole genome shotgun sequence genome window below encodes:
- the LOC132034668 gene encoding uncharacterized protein LOC132034668 — protein sequence MKILSQDEGVLAIEEEAIKSYTSWKLFFDEAVNYKGSKIGAVLIPESERHYPMAAKLKFRCTNNMAEYEACILGLRMALDMDVNELLVIEDSDLLIHQVQGEWAIKNEKMLPYMNLAQRLCKKFRKIEFRHKLRAQNEFADALATIASMIQHPESSHIDPLRIILKEEHAYYCHVEAKSDGKPWYSDIKMYLEGWEYPEGITNVQKKTIRRMENGFLLNKEVLYKWTPGLGLLRCVDAGEATKLLEEIHAGTCGPHMSGFVLEKKIL from the coding sequence ATGAAGATCTTGAGCCAAGACGAAGGGGTGTTGGCCATAGAAGAAGAAGCAATAAAATCTTATACTAGCTGGAAACTATTCTTTGACGAAGCAGTGAATTACAAAGGTTCCAAAATCGGAGCGGTCTTGATACCAGAGAGTGAGCGACACTACCCCATGGCCGCCAAACTCAAATTTCGCTGTACCAATAACATGGCTGAATATGAGGCCTGCATCCTAGGTCTCAGAATGGCACTGGACATGGACGTCAATGAATTATTGGTCATCGAAGATTCTGACCTACTGATTCACCAAGTACAAGGCGAATGGGCCATTAAGAATGAAAAGATGTTACCATATATGAACTTAGCACAAAGATTGTGCAAGAAATTCAGAAAGATTGAGTTTCGACATAAGCTAAGGGCTCAGAATGAATTTGCTGATGCACTGGCTACAATAGCATCGATGATCCAACATCCTGAAAGCAGTCACATCGACCCACTAAGGATAATTTTGAAAGAAGAACATGCATATTATTGCCACGTGGAAGCTAAGTCAGATGGCAAACCATGGTACAGCGATATCAAAATGTATCTGGAAGGATGGGAGTACCCCGAAGGCATTACAAATGTACAAAAGAAGACCATCCGAAGAATGGAGAATGGTTTCTTATTAAACAAAGAAGTTTTGTACAAATGGACGCCGGGTTTGGGTCTACTTAGATGTGTAGATGCCGGCGAAGCCACCAAACTTCTAGAAGAAATACATGCTGGgacatgtggaccccatatGAGTGGATTCGTACTAGAAAAGAAGATTCTGTGA